One region of Cyanobium sp. M30B3 genomic DNA includes:
- a CDS encoding alpha/beta hydrolase, which translates to MGRRLLRISIGGCLLVGGVLVAGALVHGGLERFGRVGSNDLQELALLLAWLVGLLVPITGIYSVAGQYAFWNGWLGGLPDPASLFAQGDPPEGAASTATFTATASQPAPADRFVVYLDGIHQSVEEHPPRVAALLAELAAGLPAGTALIEGVQTYTISPAELAADAGSRWFWRRLFALQEHHPNRLVNAICAALVQANNVIKVGISADRRYGPILNYELALKVARRLVEAGLRQGSGQRIVLLGYSGGGEMAMGMADVLQVLCRCPVQILTCCGVFSGNQRLDQVAGIAMVVGSRDPVAALGPLLFPGRSSLLPLSNWNKARFAGRVKREVVAGMGHNGRGGPFSPRHRSTVVALILEHLAWMDQPPAA; encoded by the coding sequence CTGGGGCGACGCCTGCTGCGGATCAGCATCGGCGGCTGCCTGCTGGTAGGCGGGGTGCTGGTGGCCGGTGCCCTGGTCCATGGCGGACTGGAACGGTTCGGGCGGGTGGGCAGCAACGACCTGCAGGAGCTGGCCCTGCTGCTGGCCTGGCTGGTGGGCCTGCTGGTGCCGATCACGGGCATCTATTCGGTGGCGGGGCAATACGCCTTCTGGAACGGCTGGCTGGGCGGGCTGCCCGATCCGGCCAGCCTGTTCGCCCAGGGCGATCCGCCCGAGGGAGCCGCCTCCACCGCCACCTTCACCGCCACCGCATCGCAGCCGGCGCCGGCCGATCGCTTCGTGGTGTATCTCGACGGCATCCACCAGAGCGTGGAGGAACATCCGCCGCGGGTGGCGGCGCTGCTGGCGGAACTGGCGGCCGGGCTGCCGGCCGGCACCGCGTTGATCGAAGGGGTGCAGACCTACACGATCAGCCCGGCGGAGCTGGCCGCCGACGCCGGTAGCCGCTGGTTCTGGCGACGGCTGTTCGCCCTGCAGGAGCACCACCCCAACCGGCTGGTGAACGCCATCTGCGCGGCCCTGGTACAGGCCAACAACGTGATCAAGGTGGGGATCTCCGCCGACCGCCGCTACGGGCCGATCCTCAACTACGAACTGGCCCTGAAGGTGGCGCGGCGGCTGGTGGAGGCCGGCCTGCGCCAGGGCAGTGGCCAGCGGATCGTGCTGCTGGGCTACAGCGGCGGCGGCGAGATGGCCATGGGCATGGCCGACGTTCTCCAGGTGCTCTGCCGCTGCCCGGTGCAGATCCTCACCTGCTGCGGCGTGTTCAGCGGCAACCAGCGGCTCGACCAGGTGGCCGGCATCGCCATGGTGGTGGGCAGCCGCGATCCGGTGGCCGCCCTGGGACCGCTGCTGTTCCCCGGCCGCTCCTCCCTGCTGCCCCTCTCCAACTGGAACAAGGCCCGCTTCGCCGGTCGGGTGAAGCGGGAGGTGGTGGCCGGCATGGGCCACAACGGCCGCGGCGGCCCCTTCTCCCCGCGCCATCGCAGCACCGTGGTGGCCCTGATCCTGGAGCACCTGGCCTGGATGGATCAGCCTCCGGCAGCCTGA
- a CDS encoding DoxX family membrane protein encodes MEITVVELLVPAAPSTAAQAALLLLRLFLGVCFIRHGWPKLRNLDTWATALNTPRWLCFLSAASMFGAGIALLPGLLTPLAALAILVSMAYAMVLEIRSGFPFIAPDPYQIPAGDYAGPMGVGDPPSWEKAAMYVVMCLVLIGCGGGLFSLDNLLIADLLDLALD; translated from the coding sequence ATGGAGATCACGGTGGTGGAGCTGCTGGTGCCGGCTGCCCCCTCAACCGCCGCCCAGGCGGCCCTGCTGCTCCTGCGCCTGTTCCTGGGCGTGTGCTTCATCCGCCATGGCTGGCCCAAGCTGCGCAACCTGGACACCTGGGCCACCGCCCTGAACACCCCCCGCTGGCTGTGCTTCCTCTCCGCCGCCTCGATGTTCGGCGCTGGCATCGCCCTGCTGCCCGGCCTGCTCACCCCCCTGGCCGCCCTGGCGATCCTGGTGTCGATGGCCTACGCCATGGTGCTGGAGATCCGCTCCGGCTTTCCCTTCATCGCCCCCGACCCCTACCAGATCCCAGCAGGCGACTACGCCGGGCCGATGGGGGTGGGGGACCCCCCCAGCTGGGAGAAGGCGGCGATGTATGTGGTGATGTGCCTGGTGCTGATCGGCTGCGGAGGCGGCCTGTTCTCCCTCGACAACCTGTTGATCGCCGATCTGCTCGACCTGGCGCTCGACTGA